In Remersonia thermophila strain ATCC 22073 chromosome 3, whole genome shotgun sequence, the following proteins share a genomic window:
- a CDS encoding mitochondrial 37S ribosomal protein uS14m, protein MSMFRAKKLDLGCFTNVRILRDHSKRKAFEAAEPERQALRYIIRNTLLPARTRAIAQLQLTQMHCYTRPTQIRNRCILGGKGRGILRDFKMSRYNFRMQALEGNLPGVKKASW, encoded by the exons ATGTCGATGTTTAGGGCAAAGAAGCTCGATCTCGGGTGCTTCACCAACGTCCGGATCCTCCGCGACCACTCCAAGCGCAAGGCCTTCGAAGCCGCGGAGCCCGAGAG GCAAGCCCTCCGCTACATCATCCGCAACACCTTGCTCCCCGCCCGCACGCGCGCCATtgcccagctccagctcaCCCAGATGCACTGCTACACCCGCCCGACGCAGATCCGGAACCGGTGTATtctcggcggcaaggggcGGGGTATCCTGCGGGACTTCAAGATGTCGCGG TACAACTTCCGCATGCAAGCGCTGGAGGGAAATCTTCCAGGTGTCAAGAAGGCGAGTTGGTAG